In Ignavibacteriales bacterium, one genomic interval encodes:
- a CDS encoding GxGYxYP family putative glycoside hydrolase, with translation MKLRFSLCLLALLLPIPGAGQGNPAFTGKWTFVQQMSDDIGLYASLSIELRQEASHLVILQKWGTGRSFLDSLSLEVGGKLNTVPINNRVWPTNVFMGLSMPVGGTRHIKATWENSNKVLKLEESYSIRGSQGMSSISAVHTYELSSDGELLTYVVSRSTRTSGPPVKYVLKRAGLKESYFMKLENNWEIQGKLPTQAFLISLQGLANADAPRLYFIYPPGWDFTYTEDVFSFFKNKRNFTFTELRNEQAALQTFKKYVKGYVVWDKSVRTSLIVAFTVAGLERSVVVSEEQIPMVEKAGLKMTADLRGRFTGQKDAQIYAWAYEQYGSRCSKDYIVWLGGEHGGIMRPGIVDFGVNKQAFFNDLSCRHTDTAEYQLARRILSEMKPMSMVMGWHSYAKDLEREFVTLTSNFGLRVEGLHTLPNLSFTSQVPVSQGFKFINNNKLVAGRTYKPENKIYVSCVQTDGIGLGAWLEPGRGEIPMAWEVLMNYVWMAPSMAEYFYTVATPNDYFIGCLSGPGYLYPKAVPPKLLPGLIAKANEDMTVLDLSVFETMDYSEGATVEGNTELTKDVVDAYYKGMPNAIGFINGYAPSYTFTVRDGKPFISFDYYLSPERPEAEAAADLEELAKINAKRPYFLLIHVREYSNVKRVKGILDRLSPQFEVVPLDVFLTLAGKAPTYQERFLEPKKK, from the coding sequence ATGAAGCTCCGATTCTCTTTGTGCCTTCTCGCCCTGCTTCTCCCCATCCCGGGAGCCGGACAGGGAAACCCTGCCTTCACCGGGAAGTGGACATTCGTGCAGCAGATGAGTGACGACATCGGCCTGTATGCCAGCCTCTCGATTGAGCTCAGGCAGGAGGCTTCTCACCTTGTCATCCTGCAGAAGTGGGGAACCGGCCGGTCGTTTCTTGACTCCCTCTCTCTCGAGGTTGGCGGCAAACTCAACACCGTGCCGATCAACAACCGCGTGTGGCCTACCAATGTCTTCATGGGTCTTTCAATGCCGGTCGGCGGAACGAGACACATCAAAGCCACGTGGGAGAATTCAAACAAGGTGCTGAAACTCGAGGAATCGTATTCGATCAGGGGATCCCAGGGCATGAGTTCCATCTCCGCCGTTCACACCTATGAACTCTCGAGCGATGGAGAACTGCTGACGTACGTCGTCTCCCGATCAACCCGCACATCGGGTCCCCCCGTCAAATATGTTCTCAAGAGAGCAGGATTGAAGGAATCGTACTTCATGAAGCTCGAGAACAACTGGGAAATCCAGGGGAAACTCCCAACGCAGGCCTTCCTCATCAGCCTCCAGGGGCTGGCAAATGCCGATGCCCCGCGCCTGTACTTCATCTATCCTCCCGGCTGGGATTTCACCTATACAGAGGACGTGTTCAGTTTCTTCAAGAACAAGCGGAACTTCACATTCACAGAGCTGCGGAATGAACAGGCGGCGCTCCAGACGTTCAAGAAGTATGTCAAGGGTTACGTCGTCTGGGACAAGTCCGTGAGGACATCGCTCATCGTCGCCTTCACGGTTGCGGGACTGGAGCGATCTGTGGTCGTCAGCGAAGAACAGATTCCGATGGTGGAAAAAGCTGGATTGAAAATGACGGCCGATCTCCGCGGCAGGTTCACGGGGCAGAAGGACGCTCAGATTTACGCATGGGCGTATGAGCAATACGGAAGCCGTTGCAGCAAGGACTACATCGTGTGGCTCGGAGGCGAGCACGGGGGCATCATGAGGCCGGGCATCGTCGACTTCGGCGTCAACAAGCAGGCGTTTTTCAACGACCTCTCATGCCGACACACGGATACGGCGGAATACCAGCTCGCACGCAGAATTCTCAGCGAGATGAAACCCATGTCGATGGTCATGGGCTGGCACTCGTATGCGAAAGATCTCGAAAGGGAATTCGTGACGCTTACATCGAATTTCGGACTGCGTGTTGAGGGGCTGCACACGCTTCCCAACCTGAGCTTCACCAGCCAAGTGCCTGTCTCTCAGGGTTTCAAGTTCATCAACAACAACAAACTCGTCGCCGGAAGAACATACAAACCGGAGAACAAGATTTATGTCTCCTGTGTGCAGACAGACGGCATCGGTCTTGGCGCATGGCTGGAACCAGGCCGCGGTGAAATACCGATGGCGTGGGAAGTGCTGATGAATTACGTCTGGATGGCTCCTTCGATGGCGGAGTACTTTTATACGGTGGCGACGCCGAACGACTATTTCATCGGATGCCTCTCCGGGCCGGGTTACCTCTATCCGAAAGCCGTACCGCCAAAACTCCTTCCCGGATTGATTGCAAAAGCGAACGAGGACATGACAGTCCTTGATCTCTCGGTGTTCGAAACCATGGACTATTCCGAAGGAGCGACGGTGGAGGGGAACACCGAACTCACGAAAGATGTTGTCGACGCGTACTATAAGGGTATGCCGAACGCGATCGGATTTATCAATGGCTATGCTCCTTCCTATACGTTCACGGTGAGGGACGGCAAGCCGTTTATTTCCTTCGACTACTACCTCTCCCCCGAGCGGCCTGAGGCAGAGGCGGCAGCAGATTTGGAAGAACTTGCGAAGATCAACGCGAAGCGTCCCTACTTCCTTCTCATCCACGTACGCGAATACAGCAACGTGAAGCGTGTGAAAGGGATCCTCGACAGGCTCAGTCCGCAATTTGAAGTTGTGCCGCTGGATGTCTTCCTGACACTGGCGGGCAAGGCCCCGACGTATCAGGAGCGATTTCTCGAGCCGAAAAAGAAGTGA
- a CDS encoding creatininase family protein, with protein sequence MPGRSYILAETPWKIIQETPYVLAILPWGATEAHNYHLPHGTDIIESDYIASESARIAWDAGAKVIVLPTIPYGVNTGQMDIKLTINMNPSTQAAILRDVVDSLSGQGIHKLVILNSHGGNDFRQMVRELQLRNLEMFICTINWWQIVDQKKYFDEADDHAGEMETSVMLNIAPNLVLPLDQAGDGKARKFRLNGLRERWVWTPRQWTKVTDDTGVGNPKRATAEKGAGYLKAATEKIGGFLRELAAADTNDLYE encoded by the coding sequence ATGCCCGGACGATCCTACATTCTCGCTGAAACACCCTGGAAAATAATACAAGAAACCCCGTACGTGCTGGCGATTCTCCCCTGGGGGGCAACTGAAGCTCATAATTATCATCTCCCCCACGGTACGGACATCATCGAGTCCGACTACATCGCATCGGAATCGGCGAGGATCGCATGGGATGCAGGCGCAAAGGTGATCGTCCTTCCTACCATACCGTACGGCGTCAACACGGGGCAGATGGATATCAAGCTCACGATCAACATGAATCCGTCTACTCAGGCTGCAATCCTGAGAGACGTTGTTGACTCGCTTTCAGGCCAGGGAATTCATAAGCTCGTCATCCTGAACAGTCATGGCGGAAACGATTTCAGGCAAATGGTGCGCGAGCTCCAGCTGCGCAACCTGGAGATGTTCATTTGCACAATCAACTGGTGGCAGATTGTCGATCAGAAGAAATATTTTGACGAAGCGGACGATCACGCGGGCGAAATGGAAACGAGTGTCATGCTGAATATCGCCCCGAATCTCGTCCTGCCTCTCGATCAGGCTGGCGACGGAAAGGCGCGGAAGTTCAGGCTGAACGGTCTGCGCGAGAGGTGGGTCTGGACCCCGCGCCAGTGGACCAAAGTGACCGACGACACCGGTGTTGGGAACCCCAAGCGGGCAACAGCAGAGAAAGGGGCCGGTTACCTGAAGGCGGCTACAGAAAAGATCGGCGGTTTCCTCAGGGAACTCGCCGCCGCCGACACGAATGACCTCTACGAGTAA
- the pgi gene encoding glucose-6-phosphate isomerase, with the protein MSTLTASSSWKALELHHKEIAPIHLRELFAADHRRFDAFSIRWNDFLVDYSKNRISEKTMELLFGLAREAGVKEWTEKMFAGEEINSTEKRAVLHVALRNRSNTPILVDGTDVMPSVNKVLLHMREFTETIRSGRWTGYTGQPITDVVNIGIGGSDLGPVMVTEALKPYGHQRISVHFVSNVDGTHIAETVKRLNPETTLFIIASKTFTTQETLVNAQSAKKWFLDQAKDPSAVAKHFVAVSTNAEAVSAFGIDTKNMFEFWDWVGGRYSLWSAIGLPIAIYVGMDHFEDLLAGAHEMDLHFRTAPPEKNIPTILALLGIWYNNFFGAESHAIIAYDQYLHRFAAYLQQGDMESNGKGVRRDGVRVDYSTGPVIWGEPGTNGQHAFFQLIHQGTKLIPVDFIAPVQSQNALGEHHAILLSNFFAQTEALMRGKTKSEARQELESAGMKGEDLAKLLPHKVFPGNRPTNSILIKKLTPRALGSLIAMYEHKIFVQGVIWDVNSFDQWGVELGKQLAKAILPELTGDGQVTSHDSSTNGLIGFYKSNRR; encoded by the coding sequence ATGTCAACATTGACCGCATCATCCTCCTGGAAAGCCCTCGAGCTTCATCACAAAGAAATCGCGCCCATTCATCTGCGTGAGCTTTTTGCCGCTGATCACCGGCGATTCGACGCGTTTTCGATCAGATGGAACGACTTCCTCGTCGACTATTCGAAGAACCGGATCAGCGAAAAGACTATGGAGCTTCTCTTCGGGCTTGCCCGCGAAGCCGGGGTGAAGGAGTGGACGGAGAAGATGTTTGCGGGGGAGGAAATCAACTCCACGGAGAAGCGCGCCGTTCTGCACGTCGCCCTCAGGAACCGGTCCAACACACCGATCCTGGTTGACGGGACCGACGTGATGCCGTCTGTGAACAAGGTTCTGCTTCATATGCGTGAGTTCACGGAGACAATCCGGAGCGGCCGGTGGACCGGATACACCGGGCAGCCGATCACCGACGTCGTCAATATCGGCATCGGCGGGTCGGACCTCGGACCGGTTATGGTCACCGAAGCCCTCAAGCCGTACGGCCACCAGCGCATCTCGGTGCATTTTGTTTCCAATGTCGACGGTACGCACATCGCCGAAACAGTGAAGAGACTGAACCCTGAGACGACGCTGTTCATCATTGCCTCCAAGACATTTACGACGCAGGAGACTCTCGTCAACGCGCAGTCGGCAAAGAAATGGTTTCTCGATCAAGCGAAGGACCCCTCGGCAGTTGCGAAGCACTTTGTCGCTGTCTCAACGAACGCCGAAGCGGTCTCGGCCTTCGGCATCGACACAAAGAACATGTTTGAGTTCTGGGATTGGGTCGGCGGACGCTATTCTCTGTGGTCAGCGATAGGTCTTCCCATCGCTATCTATGTCGGCATGGACCATTTCGAAGATCTGCTCGCCGGCGCCCACGAGATGGATCTCCATTTCCGCACTGCTCCCCCCGAGAAGAACATCCCCACCATTCTTGCTTTGCTGGGAATTTGGTACAACAATTTCTTCGGCGCAGAATCACACGCCATCATCGCGTACGATCAATACCTCCACAGGTTCGCTGCGTATCTCCAACAGGGAGATATGGAGAGCAATGGCAAGGGGGTCAGACGCGACGGAGTCAGGGTGGACTATTCAACAGGTCCTGTGATCTGGGGAGAACCGGGGACCAACGGACAGCATGCGTTCTTCCAGCTCATCCACCAGGGGACGAAACTGATACCGGTTGACTTCATTGCCCCGGTGCAATCGCAGAACGCGCTCGGCGAGCACCATGCCATTCTGCTCTCCAATTTCTTCGCCCAAACCGAAGCCCTGATGCGCGGGAAAACTAAGAGCGAGGCCCGCCAGGAGCTCGAATCCGCAGGGATGAAGGGGGAAGATCTCGCCAAACTCCTTCCACACAAGGTCTTTCCGGGCAATCGGCCGACCAACTCGATTCTGATCAAGAAACTCACGCCTCGAGCGCTCGGATCCCTCATCGCGATGTACGAGCACAAGATTTTCGTCCAGGGAGTGATCTGGGACGTGAACTCTTTTGACCAATGGGGTGTTGAACTGGGAAAGCAGCTCGCGAAGGCAATTCTGCCCGAGCTTACCGGGGATGGTCAGGTCACAAGCCACGATTCCTCAACGAATGGATTGATCGGATTCTACAAATCGAATCGCCGGTAG
- a CDS encoding heme-binding domain-containing protein — protein sequence MRKTLTRIAIGLVVLFLAAQVYQPERSNPPVDESKTIFTSLNVPPDIKAVLDRSCTDCHTNNTTWPWYSHVAPMSWLVARDVKDGRSSMNFSVWGTYKRTRQSGKLDDISEQLSTDQMPLKPYRIMHPNSTLSKEEIDLVARWAEKERDRLSEPDTTDGPAKK from the coding sequence ATGCGCAAAACGCTCACGAGGATCGCCATCGGACTTGTCGTTCTGTTCCTGGCAGCTCAAGTCTACCAGCCAGAGCGGTCCAATCCCCCCGTCGATGAATCGAAGACGATCTTCACATCTCTGAACGTTCCTCCCGATATAAAAGCGGTACTCGATCGCTCATGTACCGACTGCCACACGAACAATACCACATGGCCTTGGTACAGCCATGTCGCTCCCATGTCGTGGCTCGTCGCACGCGATGTGAAAGACGGCCGATCGAGCATGAACTTCTCCGTTTGGGGAACCTACAAGAGAACCAGGCAGTCAGGAAAGCTCGACGATATTTCCGAGCAGCTCTCCACTGACCAGATGCCACTTAAGCCCTATCGCATCATGCATCCGAACTCAACCCTTTCAAAAGAAGAAATTGATCTTGTCGCACGATGGGCTGAGAAGGAGCGCGACCGGCTGTCGGAGCCTGACACGACTGACGGACCTGCGAAGAAATAG
- the glgP gene encoding alpha-glucan family phosphorylase, translating to MTRPIYTYTVAPSLPKELESLHELAYNLLWVWDHDLMELLIRLDPDLWEKTNHNPVLMLGMISQERLNSASRDDALLAQLERGFERYKKYLDTSSTWFRKAYFQIPPNQIAYFSAEFGLTECLQNYSGGLGVLSGDHLKSASDLGLPLVGIGLLYQQGYFRQYLNADGWQQERNPENDFFTLPIILERDKEGKPLIISVDLDNRPVYAQIWRVQVGRVPLYLLDTNFSMNSRTEDQDITDQLYGGDRELRIKQEILLGIGGYRALKALGLSPAVFHMNEGHSAFLSLERCRDLMETHKLSFAEAREASTAGLAFTTHTPVPAGNDYFTPELIEQYLGRYYRDLGLAPKEFHGLGRQDPNNDQEAFCMTVLALKMAGSSNGVAKLHGTVSRKMWQNVWPGLPVNEIPIHSITNGVHAPSWISRELAGLYDRYLGPRWREDAGEYGLWSRVHHIPDEELWRTHERRRERLVAFARARLRAQLEARGAPPSDVAQSEEVLNSQALTIGFARRFATYKRSTLILKDAERLIKILTDKDRPVQIIFAGKAHPHDNPGKDLIRQIVHFERRPGARRRMVFLEDYDMVVARYMLQGVDIWLNTPRRPLEASGTSGMKATFNGGINLSVLDGWWDEAYNVHTGWAIGRGEEYADEDMQDEIESNALYDLLEKEIVPLFYSRGADDLPRQWITKMKGAMRAIGPEFNTNRMVREYTEKMYLPALDRENELKSNNFARAKEISVWKERLREHWHGLKILDVLVDNHKTLKVGESVTVRAHVDVGQLKHEDVSVELFYGVLNAQGEIENPKVALMKPSDKPKGTVFEFVAINKLIMSGRLGHTVRVLPRHQDLENPLKLGLVLWAK from the coding sequence ATGACTCGTCCGATCTACACGTACACCGTAGCTCCCTCCCTGCCGAAAGAACTCGAATCACTCCACGAGCTCGCGTATAACCTCCTCTGGGTTTGGGATCACGATCTCATGGAACTCCTCATTCGCCTTGACCCCGACCTGTGGGAGAAAACGAATCACAACCCGGTGTTGATGCTTGGCATGATCAGCCAGGAGCGGCTGAATTCGGCTTCACGCGACGACGCATTGCTCGCCCAGCTTGAACGCGGATTTGAACGGTACAAAAAGTACCTCGACACGAGCTCCACGTGGTTTCGCAAGGCCTACTTTCAAATTCCTCCGAATCAGATCGCTTACTTCTCGGCTGAGTTCGGACTTACGGAGTGCCTGCAGAACTATTCAGGAGGGCTGGGAGTCCTTTCGGGGGATCACCTCAAGTCCGCGAGCGATCTCGGATTGCCTCTTGTCGGTATTGGCTTGCTGTACCAACAAGGATATTTCCGCCAGTACCTGAATGCGGATGGCTGGCAGCAGGAACGAAATCCCGAGAACGATTTCTTCACGCTTCCAATTATCCTCGAGCGTGACAAAGAGGGCAAGCCGCTGATTATTTCCGTCGATCTGGACAACCGGCCGGTCTACGCGCAGATATGGCGCGTGCAGGTAGGCCGCGTTCCGCTGTACCTCCTGGACACGAACTTCTCAATGAATTCCCGGACAGAGGATCAGGACATCACGGATCAACTCTATGGCGGGGATCGTGAACTGAGGATCAAACAGGAGATTCTTCTGGGCATCGGAGGATACCGGGCACTGAAGGCGCTCGGACTTTCCCCTGCCGTTTTTCACATGAACGAAGGACATTCTGCATTCCTCAGCCTCGAACGATGCCGGGATCTAATGGAGACTCACAAACTCTCTTTCGCAGAGGCACGCGAAGCATCGACTGCCGGGCTCGCGTTCACCACACACACACCCGTCCCTGCCGGCAATGACTACTTCACGCCCGAGCTTATCGAGCAGTACCTCGGACGCTATTATCGGGACCTCGGACTGGCCCCCAAGGAATTTCATGGTCTTGGCAGGCAGGACCCGAACAACGATCAGGAAGCGTTCTGCATGACGGTGCTGGCGCTCAAGATGGCAGGGAGCAGCAACGGAGTTGCAAAGCTGCACGGAACCGTCTCCCGCAAGATGTGGCAAAACGTGTGGCCTGGATTGCCGGTGAACGAGATCCCGATTCATTCGATTACCAACGGTGTTCATGCTCCTTCATGGATCAGTCGTGAATTAGCGGGACTGTACGACCGCTATCTTGGTCCCCGGTGGCGGGAGGATGCCGGCGAATACGGTCTCTGGAGCAGAGTGCACCACATACCGGATGAGGAATTGTGGCGCACGCACGAGCGCAGGCGCGAACGCCTTGTTGCATTCGCTAGGGCGCGTTTACGTGCCCAGCTTGAGGCGCGCGGCGCGCCGCCGTCCGATGTTGCCCAATCGGAAGAGGTCCTGAATTCTCAGGCCCTGACGATCGGTTTCGCCCGCCGGTTCGCGACGTACAAACGATCTACGCTCATCCTCAAAGACGCTGAGCGGCTCATCAAGATTCTTACGGACAAAGACCGTCCGGTTCAGATTATTTTCGCAGGAAAAGCACATCCCCACGATAATCCAGGAAAAGATCTGATTCGCCAAATCGTTCATTTTGAGCGCCGACCAGGCGCGCGGCGGCGCATGGTATTTCTCGAAGACTACGACATGGTTGTCGCCCGGTACATGCTGCAGGGAGTGGATATCTGGCTCAATACACCGCGCCGGCCTCTCGAAGCGAGCGGAACGAGCGGCATGAAGGCGACCTTCAATGGCGGCATCAATCTCAGCGTTCTCGACGGCTGGTGGGATGAAGCCTACAATGTTCACACCGGCTGGGCGATCGGGCGGGGAGAGGAATACGCTGACGAAGACATGCAGGATGAGATCGAATCGAACGCGCTCTACGATCTTCTGGAAAAGGAGATTGTGCCCCTGTTCTATTCACGCGGCGCTGACGACTTGCCGCGTCAATGGATCACGAAAATGAAAGGGGCAATGAGGGCGATCGGACCCGAATTCAACACGAATCGCATGGTGAGGGAATACACGGAAAAAATGTACCTGCCAGCCCTCGATCGCGAGAACGAACTCAAATCGAACAACTTTGCCAGAGCCAAAGAGATCTCTGTTTGGAAGGAACGCCTGCGGGAGCATTGGCACGGATTGAAAATCCTTGACGTGCTCGTTGATAACCACAAGACTCTCAAGGTTGGTGAGTCTGTTACCGTGCGTGCTCATGTCGACGTCGGACAACTCAAGCACGAAGACGTCTCCGTCGAGCTTTTCTATGGTGTCCTGAACGCACAGGGAGAAATCGAGAATCCGAAAGTGGCGCTGATGAAGCCGTCGGATAAGCCGAAGGGGACCGTATTCGAATTCGTAGCCATCAATAAGCTCATCATGAGCGGACGTTTGGGTCATACCGTTCGGGTGCTGCCGCGGCATCAGGACCTGGAGAATCCACTGAAGTTGGGATTGGTCCTCTGGGCGAAATAA
- a CDS encoding C69 family dipeptidase has product MKLLTHPRHRKLLVLLFSLLFVAICSQTLAQQKKQIETDEGCTSIMVSRLASTDGSVMVGHTCDGNYRTWLNIVPHKKHDKGAMKKIYWGNLHTEFVTDMRGKILKGEVPDVEETYSYVNVAYPSLNEKQLGFGETTINGRDELRNDEGWFLIEELQAIALERCTTARDAIKLMGSLATKYGYGDWGECLTVADTKEVWQFEIFGGGPAEKGAVWAAVRIPDGHIGVSANIPRISDININDPDNCLASENVFSLAKEMKWWDGKETFKFWKAYSGRKPFSTRELYVFKSFAPSLNISMESEELPFSIKPEKKVSLQDVLKMYDETYEGTENDMLKNFMVPRFQRSREEFVKDSIAGKAPEMVKSPVGNPWMSRELMTLLNTLKPGAVTPTRTIAIARCSYSQVVQLRGWLPNEIGGVAWFSFDNPAQSPRFPIFAGALELPKSFEVCGQQRYREDAATWWFRRANRLATIMWGRTRPIMEKAAAEIEQKGLSDLPMLEQRVQEMLKSDGSEAGHQKVREFLTTYTNTTARAAMVRWWELGDQFWGMFSGGF; this is encoded by the coding sequence ATGAAACTCCTCACGCACCCAAGGCATCGGAAACTCCTGGTGCTTCTGTTCTCGCTGCTGTTTGTGGCGATCTGCTCGCAGACTCTCGCGCAGCAGAAAAAGCAAATTGAAACCGATGAAGGATGCACGAGCATCATGGTGAGCCGGCTTGCTTCCACGGACGGGTCCGTCATGGTAGGACACACATGCGACGGCAACTACCGGACGTGGCTCAACATCGTGCCACACAAGAAACACGACAAGGGCGCGATGAAGAAGATCTACTGGGGCAACCTGCACACTGAATTTGTGACCGATATGCGCGGTAAGATCCTCAAGGGCGAGGTGCCCGACGTCGAAGAGACGTACTCATACGTGAATGTCGCGTATCCGTCCCTCAACGAGAAGCAATTGGGGTTCGGTGAAACTACCATCAACGGCCGCGATGAGCTGCGGAATGATGAAGGGTGGTTCCTGATCGAAGAGTTGCAGGCGATCGCTCTCGAACGCTGCACGACGGCCCGCGATGCCATCAAGCTGATGGGAAGCCTGGCCACGAAATACGGTTACGGAGATTGGGGAGAGTGTCTGACCGTTGCTGACACGAAGGAAGTCTGGCAGTTTGAAATCTTCGGCGGCGGTCCGGCAGAGAAAGGGGCGGTATGGGCTGCGGTCAGGATTCCCGATGGTCACATCGGAGTTTCCGCGAACATCCCGCGCATCAGTGACATCAACATCAACGACCCGGACAACTGCCTCGCCTCCGAAAACGTATTCTCCCTCGCAAAAGAGATGAAATGGTGGGACGGCAAAGAAACGTTCAAGTTCTGGAAGGCGTACAGCGGCAGGAAGCCGTTTTCAACCCGTGAGCTGTATGTTTTCAAGAGCTTTGCCCCATCGTTGAATATTTCGATGGAATCGGAAGAGCTTCCGTTCAGCATCAAGCCGGAGAAGAAGGTATCATTGCAGGATGTTTTGAAGATGTATGACGAGACGTACGAGGGGACTGAGAACGACATGCTCAAGAATTTCATGGTCCCGCGCTTTCAGCGCTCGCGGGAGGAATTCGTAAAGGACAGCATCGCAGGAAAGGCGCCCGAGATGGTCAAGAGTCCTGTGGGAAACCCCTGGATGAGTCGGGAACTGATGACGCTCCTGAACACCTTAAAGCCTGGTGCGGTGACTCCGACCCGGACGATTGCAATCGCGCGATGCTCCTATTCACAGGTTGTTCAGCTTCGCGGGTGGCTGCCAAATGAAATCGGCGGTGTGGCGTGGTTCTCATTTGATAATCCGGCTCAAAGTCCCCGGTTCCCGATCTTCGCGGGTGCCCTTGAGCTTCCAAAAAGCTTCGAGGTATGCGGCCAGCAGAGATATCGCGAAGATGCAGCGACGTGGTGGTTCCGTCGCGCGAACCGGCTGGCGACAATCATGTGGGGGAGGACACGACCCATCATGGAAAAAGCCGCAGCAGAGATTGAGCAGAAAGGTCTGTCGGATTTGCCGATGCTGGAACAACGCGTTCAGGAGATGCTGAAAAGCGATGGTTCGGAAGCGGGACACCAGAAGGTGCGGGAATTTCTGACTACGTACACCAACACGACCGCCCGGGCCGCTATGGTCCGCTGGTGGGAGCTGGGGGACCAGTTCTGGGGCATGTTCTCGGGGGGGTTCTAG
- a CDS encoding succinylglutamate desuccinylase/aspartoacylase family protein, with protein MNASIRKIIVCSAGIVLLVLSGMDFYQSRRLKEPVVIGNGVTRVQKLSSYFPAIEGTANDCNIYVLEGKEPGATLCILGGTHAEEPAGRLAAWLFAENAVMQKGRLIVVLSANRSATTVTRVGGAYPPVFTIPAPWGGQTFRMGDRWSNPLDQWPDPEVYIHYPSGQYLAYMDGRNLNRCWPGRPNGTLTEKTTYAFLEMIRQEKVDIVIDLHEAELQYPVISTIVAHEKGQELATIVSMTLTDMEGFKMGMEFSPKNLHGLSHREIGDHSDAISLLFEAPEPFLDATRGKTTTEQLLTGKDDFVVKAGKHGLLFEKIDENGWPIDVRVGRHTSAVLQTMASWTEAHPEKPMVCGEVPRYAEVIEKGIGAFLHNPALAKPDRLMFE; from the coding sequence ATGAACGCTTCGATTCGAAAGATCATTGTGTGTTCTGCGGGAATAGTCCTGCTCGTTCTTTCGGGCATGGATTTCTATCAGAGCAGACGCCTCAAGGAGCCGGTCGTCATCGGAAACGGCGTGACGAGGGTGCAGAAGCTGAGCAGCTATTTCCCTGCGATCGAGGGGACAGCGAATGACTGCAACATCTATGTGCTCGAAGGAAAGGAACCGGGCGCGACGCTCTGCATCCTCGGCGGGACACATGCTGAGGAACCGGCGGGGCGGCTTGCCGCTTGGCTCTTCGCCGAAAACGCTGTGATGCAAAAGGGGCGGCTCATCGTCGTTCTGAGCGCCAACCGCAGCGCAACCACGGTCACCCGCGTCGGAGGCGCGTATCCGCCTGTGTTCACTATTCCGGCCCCGTGGGGCGGTCAGACGTTTCGTATGGGCGACCGGTGGTCAAATCCGCTCGACCAATGGCCCGATCCCGAAGTGTATATTCATTATCCCAGCGGGCAATATCTTGCCTATATGGACGGTCGCAATCTGAACCGCTGCTGGCCGGGCCGGCCGAACGGAACGCTGACTGAGAAAACCACCTATGCTTTTCTCGAGATGATCAGGCAGGAGAAAGTCGACATTGTCATCGACTTGCACGAAGCGGAGCTGCAATACCCGGTGATCAGCACGATTGTGGCACATGAAAAAGGCCAGGAACTTGCCACCATTGTCTCGATGACCCTGACGGACATGGAAGGATTCAAGATGGGGATGGAGTTTTCTCCAAAGAACCTCCATGGTCTTTCACACCGCGAGATCGGGGATCACTCAGACGCCATTTCGCTGCTGTTCGAAGCCCCCGAGCCGTTTCTCGACGCCACGAGGGGTAAGACGACAACGGAACAATTGTTGACCGGAAAAGATGACTTTGTTGTGAAGGCCGGCAAGCATGGACTCCTGTTCGAGAAGATCGATGAGAATGGCTGGCCAATCGATGTTCGGGTGGGAAGGCACACATCAGCCGTTCTGCAGACGATGGCCAGCTGGACGGAAGCCCATCCGGAGAAGCCCATGGTATGCGGCGAAGTGCCGCGCTACGCCGAAGTAATCGAAAAGGGAATCGGCGCGTTCCTCCATAACCCGGCGCTGGCCAAACCGGATCGTCTGATGTTTGAATGA